One part of the Mya arenaria isolate MELC-2E11 chromosome 3, ASM2691426v1 genome encodes these proteins:
- the LOC128228007 gene encoding junction-mediating and -regulatory protein-like yields MTMASPRVCDGFDQPDSLEGWVAIKEDPFTSNIIPPRLLFLVSWNDVERKLAVTCRLRNRVVSDTAEHHGRSGLFSFRELRAIHDLLCLIHPSLGPFLPDLPEEPWGIWAYVSNEETPPNIDDICDQLQNFYFPNALITCKEHLLMSTMFEEHSEEEYFESISELRRQGYDYNIKLAEEELKNVLFERENASNMSEMTGIYEREDTAVFKLNIAMAELFNYLLQPFLDLREVACLKVREAKSEIQNPDNGERVRREFCAQLSEWQGQYEQALDTIQDNYIKYYTQTKDILLDILKRLDEDRRRFGPTSFQLVSQERYYRVKEDYCLENLQLLQSKKKLFVQERDKVKEMIASMDESPGLKNDLLRLENDVFDWQIKIYDLHLDILKAEEQLVKTQKEAITRTIEDEADRVVFYDAVENVDDLSPDDDLDLPSMMVADPRLRKINSKLKDINTKRAKLRTIKANLKSKMHSKVNQKREEIERFEYAHRLQKKREQQREELEQKQDLIVSERRRTIDRLKTFRVKYPTPATIKPPRYQPPSQKKGRSFIQTTKGLSTIRERKTPVSKDNNATFNVKDKKRIVTRPKSGKKDTVDGDIPVTIYVSGPPPCQSNTNTTTSEPTGTRLTEASHELPVSDNHFSEKERESSQTASQAPPPPPGFPPPPPPPPPPPPPPSVPLPPPLLVFKKKGENMSTLDAQKKGSSEPVKPDLQAIQQGLKGLKPATDRPEMQKPKAPSADPMAEMVNLIKKGVKLRPMREVSRPETPQQTTPSEDHMKLLVESLNRINLFTRESSPDSDTDDGEFDD; encoded by the exons ATGACCATGGCCAGTCCAAGAGTTTGTGATGGTTTTGACCAGCCAGACAGCTTAGAGGGTTGGGTAGCTATCAAGGAGGATCCATTCACATCAAATATCATCCCTCCTCGCCTCCTCTTCCTGGTCTCCTGGAATGATGTGGAAAGAAAACTAGCTGTCACATGCAG GCTACGAAACAGAGTTGTGAGTGACACAGCTGAGCATCATGGCAGGTCAGGTCTGTTCAGCTTCCGGGAGCTTCGAGCCATTCATGATCTACTGTGCCTTATTCACCCGTCCCTTGGGCCTTTTCTTCCTGATCTTCCAGAGGAGCCCTGGGGAATATGGGCGTATGTCAGTAATGAGGAAACCCCACCAAACATTGATGACATATGTGATCAATTGCAGAACTTCTATTTCCCAAATGCTTTAATAACATGCAAGGAACATCTGCTCATGTCTACAATGTTTGAAGAGCATTCTGAAGaagaatattttgaaagcattaGTGAGTTAAGGAGGCAGGGATatgattataatataaaactaGCGGAAGAAGAActaaagaatgttttatttgaacgCGAAAATGCAAGCAATATGTCAGAGATGACAGGTATTTATGAGAGAGAAGACACAGCtgtattcaaattaaacatagcAATGGCTGAactattcaactacctgctgcAGCCATTTCTTGATTTGCGAGAGGTGGCCTGCCTCAAGGTTCGGGAGGCCAAGTCAGAGATTCAAAACCCAGATAATGGTGAGAGGGTGCGGCGTGAGTTCTGTGCTCAGCTGTCTGAGTGGCAGGGTCAGTATGAACAAGCCCTTGACACCATACAGGACAACTATATCAAGTACTATACACAGACTAAAGACATACTGCTGG ATATTCTAAAGCGCCTTGATGAAGACAGGAGGAGATTTGGTCCTACTTCTTTTCAGCTTGTTTCTCAGGAAAGATATTATAG AGTCAAGGAGGATTACTGTCTGGAAAACCTCCAGCTTTTGCAAAGTAAAAAGAAACTGTTTGTACAGGAAAGGGATAAAGTGAAAGAAATG ATAGCGAGTATGGATGAGTCTCCTGGATTGAAAAATGACCTTCTTAGACTGGAGAATGATGTGTTTGATTGGCAGATAAAGATATATGACCTTCACCTAGATATACTTAAGGCAGAGGAACAGCTGGTTAAAACTCAGAAAGAGGCTATCACAAGGACTATAGAAG ATGAGGCAGATCGTGTGGTGTTTTATGATGCTGTTGAGAACGTCGATGACTTGAGCCCGGacgatgaccttgacctcccGTCTATGATGGTGGCTGACCCTCGCCTCAGAAAGATCAATTCTAAACTTAAAGACATCAACACTAAAAGAGCAAAGCTAAGGACAATTAAG gcCAACTTAAAATCAAAGATGCATTCAAAAGTAAACCAGAAAAGAGAAGAAATTGAAAGATTTGAATATGCCCACCGATTACAGAAG AAACGTGAACAGCAGAGGGAAGAGCTGGAGCAGAAGCAGGACTTGATAGTGTCAGAGCGCCGGCGAACCATTGATCGCCTCAAAACATTCAGGGTG aaatatCCTACCCCAGCGACCATAAAACCTCCAAGATACCAGCCACCCAGCCAGAAGAAGGGTAGGTCTTTCATTCAAACTACCAAAGGGCTTTCAACCATTAGAGAGAGAAAGACACCTGTGTCTAaggacaataatgctacttttaATGTAAAGGACAAAAAACGTATAGTGACACGTCCAAAAAGTGGCAAAAAAGACACAGTTGATGGTGACATACCCGTCACTATATATGTGAGTGGACCTCCCCCTTGCCAATCAAACACAAACACGACAACCAGTGAGCCAACTGGTACAAGGCTAACAGAAGCCAGTCATGAACTTCCAGTTTCAGACAATCATTTCAGTGAAAAAGAGCGTGAATCATCTCAGACTGCAAGTCAGGCACCCCCTCCTCCACCAGGTTTCCCcccacctccacctccaccaccaccgccaccgccTCCTCCTTCAGTGCCTTTACCCCCACCCCTCCTGGTGTTTAAGAAAAAGGGGGAGAATATGAGCACACTGGATGCCCAGAAGAAGGGAAGTAGTGAGCCGGTGAAACCAGACCTCCAGGCGATACAGCAGGGCCTTAAGGGACTCAAGCCTGCCACTGACAGACCTGAGATGCAGAAACCAAAAG CTCCATCAGCCGACCCAATGGCTGAGATGGTAAATCTGATAAAGAAGGGTGTAAAACTGCGTCCAATGCGTGAGGTTTCCAGACCTGAAACCCCTCAGCAGACGACTCCCTCCGAGGACCACATGAAACTTTTGGTTGAGAGCCTTAATAGGATCAACCTGTTCACACGAGAAAGTTCACCTGACAGCGACACCGATGATGGCGAGTTTGATGACTGA